A genome region from Trachemys scripta elegans isolate TJP31775 chromosome 2, CAS_Tse_1.0, whole genome shotgun sequence includes the following:
- the LOC117871712 gene encoding prostatic acid phosphatase-like: MGTTRLPCRSRSFCFAFILFLILLHQTAAERTLKCVVAIFRHGDRTPIENFPTGLHKESEWPQGFGQLTKIGMQQQYELGQYMRKRYSNFLNATYNRNEIFIQSTDYDRTIMSAQVYLAGLFPPVGNQIWNPQILWQPIPVRTMPPSKDHILHFPSSNCPCFDELQNETLTSWQFQNKLQPYMGVLKTMAANTGYDLDTLKQLNKFKAWNTYDTLLCESIHNYTLPKWASPDIMKKMKELAALSLQSVFGIYKTKDKSRLQGGVLVNAILKSIKNATQPSNKRKILIFSAHDTTIGALQMALNIFNGKLPSYSACQFFELYQENSGHHSIEMYFRNDSLTDPYPLRLPGCTHPCPLEKFAKLVSPIIVEDWSKECGKCQVRDSQS; the protein is encoded by the exons ATGGGAACGACACGGCTTCCATGCAGGTCCAGGAGTTTTTGCTTCGCTTTTATTCTTTTTCTCATTCTGCTTCACCAAACTGCTGCAGAAAGAACGCTGAAATGTGTGGTTGCC ATTTTTCGACATGGTGACCGAACCCCAATTGAAAACTTTCCAACCGGTCTACACAAAGAAAGCGAATGGCCACAAGGATTTGGACAGCTTACCAAG ATTGGAATGCAGCAGCAATATGAGCTTGGACAGTATATGCGGAAAAGATACTCAAACTTCTTGAATGCCACATATAACCGGAATGAG ATTTTCATTCAAAGCACAGATTATGATCGAACCATTATGAGCGCACAGGTATATCTCGCCGGACTCTTTCCCCCAGTGGGCAACCAGATCTGGAATCCCCAGATCCTTTGGCAACCCATCCCAGTTCGCACTATGCCACCATCAAAAGACCAT attctGCACTTTCCTTCTTCTAACTGTCCATGTTTTGATGAACTTCAGAATGAAACCCTGACATCATGGCAATTTCAAAACAAGTTGCAACCCTATAtg ggtGTTTTAAAAACTATGGCAGCTAACACAGGATATGACCTGGACACTCTCAAACAACTGAATAAGTTCAAAGCCTGGAATACATACGATACTCTGCTTTGTGAG AGTATTCACAATTATACTCTCCCTAAATGGGCTTCCCCAGATATAATGAAGAAGATGAAGGAGCTGGCAGCATTGTCCTTACAGTCAGTCTTTGGGATatacaaaacaaaagacaaatcACGACTACAGGGag GTGTCCTGGTGAATGCTATTCTAAAAAGCATCAAAAACGCAACTCAACCGTCAAACAAGAGAAAAATTCTGATCTTTTCTGCA caTGACACCACAATTGGTGCCCTTCAGATGGCGCTCaatattttcaatggaaaactgcCATCGTACAGTGCTTGCCAGTTTTTTGAACTCTACCAAGAAAACAGTGG GCACCACAGCATTGAAATGTACTTTCGGAATGACTCCTTGACGGATCCTTATCCACTCAGGCTGCCAGGCTGCACGCATCCTTGTCCACTTGAGAAGTTTGCTAAGTTGGTCTCTCCTATCATAGTGGAAGACTGGTCAAAAGAATGTGGAAAGTGTCAGGTGAGGGATTCCCAGAGTTGA